Proteins encoded together in one Chryseobacterium sp. G0201 window:
- the serS gene encoding serine--tRNA ligase has protein sequence MLQVNFLRDNKERVLEGLKKRQFKNLELVDDAIATDDERKKIQFELDSQLSEINKISKEIGLLMKEGKKEEAESAKSKTAQYKESSSELKSQLEIKEKALLDILYQLPNIPNELVKSGASADDNEIIYQSHDVEGLGEGAIPHWELAKKYNLIDFELGVKIAGAGFPVYLGKGARLQRALVQYFLDKNVEKGYLEVNPPHVVNEASGYGTGQLPDKEGQMYYIQADDLYLIPTAEVPVTNLYRDVLLEEKDLPIKNTAFSQCYRREAGSYGAHVRGLNRLHQFEKVEIVRLEKPENSYAVLEEMVEHIKEILTDLELPYRVLRLCGGDTGFASAMTYDFEVWSAAQEMWLEVSSVSNFETFQANRLKCRYKTDGKSQLVHTLNGSAMALPRIMAALLENNQTEEGIKLPKKVAEYARFDVIN, from the coding sequence ATGTTACAAGTCAATTTTTTGCGCGACAATAAAGAACGCGTTTTAGAAGGTCTGAAAAAAAGACAATTCAAAAATCTTGAGTTGGTAGATGATGCTATTGCTACTGACGACGAAAGAAAGAAAATCCAATTTGAATTAGATTCTCAACTTTCAGAAATCAACAAGATCTCCAAAGAGATTGGATTATTGATGAAAGAAGGTAAAAAAGAAGAAGCAGAATCTGCAAAATCTAAAACAGCACAATACAAAGAGTCGAGCTCAGAATTGAAATCTCAGTTAGAAATCAAAGAAAAGGCTTTATTAGATATTTTATACCAACTTCCGAACATTCCGAATGAATTGGTAAAAAGCGGAGCGTCTGCAGATGATAACGAAATTATTTATCAATCTCACGATGTAGAAGGTCTTGGTGAAGGAGCAATTCCTCACTGGGAACTGGCTAAAAAATATAATTTGATCGATTTTGAATTAGGCGTTAAAATTGCCGGTGCCGGTTTCCCTGTTTATTTAGGAAAAGGGGCGAGGTTGCAGAGAGCTTTGGTTCAATATTTCTTAGATAAAAATGTTGAGAAGGGATATTTGGAAGTTAATCCGCCTCACGTTGTAAATGAAGCTTCAGGATACGGAACAGGCCAGTTGCCAGATAAAGAAGGGCAGATGTACTATATTCAAGCGGATGATTTATATTTAATCCCGACAGCGGAAGTTCCGGTTACGAATTTGTATCGTGATGTTTTGTTGGAAGAAAAAGATCTTCCGATTAAAAATACAGCATTTTCTCAATGTTACAGAAGAGAAGCGGGAAGTTATGGGGCTCACGTAAGAGGTCTGAACCGTCTTCACCAATTCGAAAAAGTAGAAATTGTAAGACTTGAAAAACCTGAAAATTCTTATGCTGTTTTGGAAGAAATGGTTGAGCATATCAAAGAGATCTTAACGGATCTTGAACTTCCTTACAGAGTGTTGAGACTTTGTGGTGGAGATACAGGTTTTGCGTCTGCAATGACTTACGATTTTGAAGTTTGGAGTGCTGCTCAGGAAATGTGGCTTGAAGTAAGTTCAGTTTCTAATTTTGAAACTTTTCAGGCGAATCGTTTGAAATGTCGTTACAAAACGGATGGTAAATCTCAATTAGTTCACACTTTAAATGGTTCTGCAATGGCTTTACCAAGAATTATGGCTGCTTTGCTTGAGAATAATCAAACTGAAGAAGGTATTAAGCTTCCTAAAAAGGTTGCCGAATATGCAAGATTTGATGTAATTAATTAA
- a CDS encoding oligosaccharide flippase family protein has protein sequence MKSLKDFLRSFFNNSGHYVFLSFLIAKICGFIGSLLIIRLLPENEFGVLSIVLSVLTIFLPFTGFGSGQSLMRFGSISSDENEKLKISSYFFFKGILFEIILIILFLGASIFYFNKYEDIFLIFVFCAIRLGGYYFVNHIQAFYRITGKNQTFARINNVVNIGGLLLIFICTYFFKFYGYLIAITITPYLALFWLKKDIYLSRKFIPKNYKEMWRYGAFTAATSLISETLFSLDILLLGFLMNETAVANYRVAILIPSNITFLAVSFLQSDFPILSKNYRNKKFLSSYVVNFHKIFLPICAGIFIFFFFFDEYILQFFFGKAYVENGTLLMILLIGFNVGMLTRNLYGNLLPAVGKIEINTWISVASLLILYGISSLLIPTYGVVGMGIAMTSTLLISGFSYMVFFLLYLRKLS, from the coding sequence GTGAAAAGTCTGAAAGATTTTTTAAGAAGTTTTTTTAATAATAGTGGACATTACGTTTTCTTATCTTTCCTGATTGCCAAGATCTGCGGTTTCATCGGTTCTTTATTGATTATCAGGCTGCTTCCTGAAAACGAATTCGGAGTATTGAGTATCGTTCTCTCGGTTTTGACGATTTTTTTGCCATTTACAGGTTTTGGAAGCGGTCAGAGTTTAATGAGATTCGGTTCTATTTCATCTGACGAAAATGAAAAGCTCAAAATATCATCCTATTTTTTTTTCAAAGGAATTTTATTTGAAATTATATTAATTATCTTGTTTTTAGGAGCTTCAATATTCTATTTTAATAAATATGAAGACATTTTTCTCATTTTTGTTTTTTGCGCAATAAGACTCGGAGGATATTATTTTGTCAATCATATTCAGGCTTTTTATAGAATTACAGGGAAGAACCAAACGTTTGCAAGAATCAATAATGTTGTCAATATTGGAGGATTACTATTAATATTTATCTGCACTTATTTTTTTAAATTCTACGGATATCTTATTGCGATTACGATTACGCCTTATTTAGCCTTGTTTTGGCTTAAAAAAGATATTTATTTATCCCGAAAATTTATCCCGAAAAATTATAAAGAAATGTGGCGTTACGGAGCATTTACGGCTGCAACATCGCTTATTTCTGAGACATTGTTTTCTTTAGATATTCTGCTGCTCGGGTTTTTAATGAATGAAACTGCCGTTGCCAATTACAGAGTGGCGATTTTAATTCCTTCCAATATTACATTTCTGGCGGTGAGTTTTTTACAGAGTGATTTTCCGATACTTTCAAAAAATTATAGGAATAAGAAATTTCTCAGCTCGTATGTTGTCAATTTTCATAAAATATTTTTACCGATCTGTGCAGGAATATTTATTTTCTTTTTCTTTTTTGATGAATATATTCTACAGTTTTTTTTCGGGAAAGCGTATGTTGAAAATGGAACTTTATTAATGATTTTACTCATAGGTTTTAATGTTGGGATGCTTACCCGAAACCTTTACGGCAATTTACTGCCCGCAGTAGGAAAAATCGAGATCAATACGTGGATTAGCGTGGCTTCACTTCTTATTTTATACGGAATATCCTCTCTTTTAATTCCGACGTACGGAGTTGTTGGGATGGGAATTGCGATGACTTCTACGTTACTTATTTCAGGATTTTCTTACATGGTATTTTTCTTATTATACCTGCGGAAACTTTCTTAA
- a CDS encoding FixH family protein produces MKNFSWGHGVVIALFAFIVFILSMLFLFPNGQKNSEMVTDNYYEEELKYQDVIDAKKKADDLQEKPTYKQDTNGIKIVFPKDYDNSNTTVKFVLNRTDDQNLDIKKSEQLDANQSILIPGKVLKPGNYTLRLMWTKDKTDYRMDYDVIWK; encoded by the coding sequence ATGAAAAACTTTAGTTGGGGACACGGTGTTGTAATTGCATTATTTGCATTCATAGTTTTTATTTTATCGATGTTATTTCTTTTCCCGAACGGGCAGAAAAACTCTGAAATGGTAACCGATAATTATTATGAAGAAGAATTAAAATACCAGGATGTAATTGATGCGAAGAAAAAAGCTGACGACTTACAGGAAAAACCTACATATAAACAAGATACAAACGGAATTAAAATAGTTTTCCCGAAAGATTATGATAATTCTAACACAACGGTAAAATTTGTTTTAAACAGAACCGATGACCAGAATTTAGACATCAAAAAATCTGAACAGCTGGATGCAAATCAATCTATTCTAATTCCGGGAAAAGTATTAAAACCAGGAAATTATACTTTGAGATTGATGTGGACGAAAGACAAAACAGACTACAGAATGGATTATGATGTGATATGGAAATAG
- the ccoG gene encoding cytochrome c oxidase accessory protein CcoG: protein MSEIEETEVRGGQGQVLDPETYRDSIGTMERSGKRKWVFPRKPKGKFTNYRDLVSYTLLVIYFAVPFIKINGNPFFLFNVIDREFYIIGQPFYPQDFFILTLGAIASLIFIIIFTIAFGRIFCGWICPQTIFMESIFRKIEYLIEGDRNRQMKLDRQEWNTEKIWKRSLKWTVYMIISLIITHFMLMYIVGYQEIFKIISEGPFAHPTNFIVMVLFTSAFYFVFAWFREQVCTLVCPYGRLQGVLIDKDTINVFYDFNRGENRSKWRKGEDRKAAGKGDCIDCHQCVVVCPTGIDIRDGQQLECINCTACIDACDEVMDKVGLPRGLIRYASENEIEQGTEFKFTGRMKGFAVVLALLVGFLGFLLYNRGEMEAKFIKPAGSTFFVRDGKITNTYNYTFLNKTNDKKIVTIKVIEPKHGEIIYSASSKITVDRDKMSKGTINISFPENDMKLSKQNITIGVYDMKGKLIDSYQTYFEGPFKLQF, encoded by the coding sequence ATGTCAGAAATAGAAGAAACAGAAGTACGCGGCGGACAGGGACAGGTTCTGGACCCTGAGACTTACAGAGATTCTATAGGGACAATGGAGCGATCCGGAAAAAGAAAATGGGTCTTTCCGAGGAAGCCTAAAGGTAAATTTACCAACTATAGAGATCTTGTAAGCTATACCCTATTGGTTATTTATTTTGCAGTGCCATTCATTAAGATCAATGGTAATCCATTCTTTTTATTTAACGTTATTGATAGAGAGTTTTACATCATCGGACAGCCTTTCTATCCACAAGACTTTTTCATTCTTACTTTAGGTGCCATCGCATCTTTAATATTTATCATCATTTTTACGATTGCGTTCGGAAGAATTTTCTGCGGGTGGATATGCCCTCAGACAATTTTTATGGAATCGATTTTCCGTAAAATTGAATATCTTATTGAAGGTGACCGAAACAGGCAAATGAAGCTTGACAGACAAGAGTGGAACACCGAAAAGATTTGGAAAAGAAGCTTAAAATGGACGGTTTACATGATTATTTCCCTAATCATCACTCACTTTATGCTTATGTATATTGTTGGGTATCAGGAAATATTTAAAATTATCTCTGAAGGACCGTTTGCACATCCTACCAATTTCATTGTAATGGTTCTTTTTACTTCAGCATTTTACTTTGTATTTGCGTGGTTCAGAGAACAGGTTTGTACGTTGGTTTGTCCATACGGAAGATTGCAGGGAGTTTTAATTGATAAAGATACGATCAACGTTTTCTACGATTTTAACCGTGGAGAAAACAGATCTAAATGGAGAAAAGGTGAAGACAGAAAAGCTGCCGGAAAAGGAGACTGTATCGACTGTCATCAATGCGTTGTCGTTTGCCCTACAGGAATCGACATCAGAGACGGGCAACAGTTGGAATGTATCAACTGTACAGCTTGTATCGATGCCTGTGATGAAGTAATGGATAAAGTTGGTCTTCCAAGAGGATTGATCAGATATGCTTCTGAAAACGAAATTGAGCAAGGAACAGAATTTAAATTTACTGGAAGAATGAAAGGCTTTGCGGTCGTTCTCGCTTTATTGGTTGGTTTCTTAGGGTTTTTACTTTACAACCGTGGAGAGATGGAAGCCAAATTCATCAAGCCTGCAGGTAGCACATTCTTTGTAAGAGACGGAAAAATTACCAATACTTATAATTATACTTTCTTAAATAAAACTAACGATAAGAAAATTGTAACGATAAAAGTAATCGAACCAAAACATGGCGAAATCATCTACAGTGCATCAAGCAAAATTACTGTAGACAGAGATAAAATGTCAAAAGGAACGATCAATATCAGTTTCCCGGAAAATGATATGAAACTTTCAAAACAAAACATCACGATCGGAGTGTATGATATGAAAGGAAAATTGATCGATTCTTATCAAACCTATTTTGAAGGACCATTTAAGTTACAGTTTTAA
- a CDS encoding FkbM family methyltransferase, whose amino-acid sequence MRSILASFFRFILSFNFFRQKYFAFHKYIFKPYHLFRNVKKTIVYRNSIKLNINLDDWIQQQIYFLGEYEKDEIDFLYKTLKEGDTFIDIGGNIGLFSLNASKIIKDKGKIYSFEAFQPNYDQFKNHIRINDFKNIILVHLAISDQKGFIEILYNETYDNVGMASSYLQEYTSKEKVESISLDDYVKEKEISNIDLIKIDIEGAEYLALKGMEKILTDIRPKIIIEINNIALKASNRSEKELIQLLTEKGYTKTKVLSQNENSYNAVFEFIQ is encoded by the coding sequence ATGAGAAGTATTCTGGCTTCATTTTTTAGATTTATTTTAAGCTTTAATTTTTTCAGGCAGAAATATTTTGCGTTCCATAAATATATTTTTAAGCCTTATCATCTTTTTCGAAATGTAAAAAAGACAATCGTTTATAGAAATTCTATCAAGCTCAATATTAATCTTGATGATTGGATTCAACAACAAATTTACTTCTTGGGAGAGTATGAAAAAGATGAAATCGATTTTTTATATAAAACGTTAAAAGAAGGCGATACTTTTATTGACATTGGAGGAAATATTGGATTGTTTTCACTTAATGCATCCAAAATTATTAAAGATAAAGGCAAAATTTATTCATTTGAAGCTTTTCAACCGAATTATGATCAATTTAAGAATCATATTAGAATAAATGATTTTAAAAATATTATACTAGTGCATTTGGCAATTTCTGATCAGAAGGGTTTTATTGAGATTCTTTACAACGAAACCTATGATAATGTTGGGATGGCATCTTCTTATCTTCAGGAATACACATCAAAGGAAAAAGTTGAAAGTATTAGTCTGGATGATTATGTAAAAGAAAAGGAAATTTCGAATATTGATTTAATAAAAATAGACATCGAAGGAGCCGAATATTTAGCTTTAAAAGGGATGGAAAAGATATTAACTGACATCAGACCAAAAATCATAATAGAAATAAACAATATCGCCCTCAAAGCTTCAAACCGCAGCGAAAAAGAATTAATCCAATTACTCACAGAAAAAGGCTATACCAAAACAAAAGTACTCAGTCAAAACGAAAATTCTTATAACGCTGTTTTTGAGTTTATTCAATAA
- a CDS encoding sulfite exporter TauE/SafE family protein — MEIALILSAIGLGFASGFHCIGMCGPIALSMGLTKKQATNYYLQNLTYQFGRISTYALLGAVLGIIGQGFEMAGFQQYLTIAVGILLIVMAIFSFGGKDFASKIPFFSKFLFKVKSNLGRLLQKADYRSRFTTGILNGFLPCGMVYMALTASLASGGIWQGASYMALFGLGTLPFMFAVVLVGNLMNQAFRVKVLKVIPVVMIVLGGLFIVRGLELGIPYISPRAEAMTISKDNQGDCHLPGDHSTHQHNTVNCH, encoded by the coding sequence ATGGAAATAGCACTTATTTTATCGGCTATCGGCTTAGGTTTCGCTTCCGGATTTCACTGTATCGGAATGTGCGGACCTATTGCCCTATCGATGGGATTAACAAAAAAGCAGGCTACCAATTATTATCTTCAAAATTTGACATACCAATTTGGAAGAATTTCCACCTATGCTCTTCTGGGAGCGGTTTTAGGAATTATTGGACAAGGTTTTGAGATGGCCGGTTTTCAACAATATTTAACAATAGCCGTCGGTATTTTATTGATCGTAATGGCGATATTTTCTTTTGGAGGAAAAGATTTTGCTTCGAAAATTCCTTTCTTTTCTAAATTTTTATTTAAAGTTAAATCCAATTTAGGAAGATTGCTACAAAAAGCAGATTATCGCTCAAGATTTACAACAGGGATCCTTAATGGCTTTTTACCTTGCGGAATGGTTTATATGGCTCTTACAGCAAGCTTGGCAAGCGGAGGAATATGGCAAGGAGCGTCATATATGGCTTTATTTGGCTTGGGAACACTTCCATTCATGTTTGCGGTAGTTCTTGTCGGAAACTTGATGAATCAGGCTTTTAGAGTGAAGGTTTTAAAAGTAATTCCTGTAGTGATGATTGTTTTAGGAGGATTATTTATCGTAAGAGGTCTGGAATTAGGAATACCTTACATTTCACCAAGAGCCGAAGCAATGACCATTTCCAAAGATAATCAGGGCGATTGCCATTTACCCGGAGATCACAGCACCCATCAGCACAACACAGTAAACTGTCATTAA
- a CDS encoding glycosyltransferase family 4 protein has product MKILFISSWFPNKLEPTNGNFVQRHAEAAALLHDVEILHTIGDINQKEEFIFDDKIINSIRTLIIYYKNSANPVLNFFRRMKAYKMGFSKMQKPDLVHASVLHNNMLFAVYLKKKYKIPFVVTEHWTALQEQNLDKTSNNIKRIAKYISKNAGYILPVSYNLKDSLKQLGIETPMKVISNVVDTELFTVKSKAEKSESKFLHVSSLIPRKRPKDIINTIHLLHQNGFKVSLEIGGDGETESLINLVKDLNAENYIKVFDAISYAEVAEKMQNSDYFILFSENETQGCVILESYACGKPVISTKVGGAAEFIIDGLGIGIEKNNTDQLYSVLEKICKQEYSFKNESEIRQFSVNGYSRESIAKQFTEIYNEVIAKNKLS; this is encoded by the coding sequence TTGAAAATACTTTTTATTTCCTCATGGTTCCCGAACAAACTGGAGCCTACTAACGGTAATTTTGTGCAGCGTCACGCAGAAGCTGCTGCATTGTTACATGATGTGGAAATACTGCATACAATCGGAGATATCAACCAAAAAGAAGAATTTATTTTTGATGATAAAATAATAAATAGCATCAGAACATTGATTATTTATTATAAAAATTCCGCCAATCCGGTTCTGAATTTCTTCAGGCGAATGAAAGCCTACAAAATGGGATTTTCCAAGATGCAAAAGCCAGATTTGGTTCATGCCAGCGTTCTTCATAACAATATGCTGTTTGCTGTGTATTTGAAGAAAAAATATAAAATTCCATTTGTTGTTACAGAGCATTGGACGGCTTTACAGGAGCAAAATCTTGACAAAACTTCCAATAATATTAAACGAATTGCAAAGTATATCTCTAAAAATGCGGGTTATATTTTGCCCGTAAGTTATAACTTAAAAGACAGTTTAAAACAATTAGGAATTGAAACTCCAATGAAAGTAATTTCAAATGTTGTTGATACCGAACTTTTTACTGTTAAATCTAAAGCCGAAAAATCTGAAAGCAAATTTCTTCATGTATCAAGCTTAATTCCACGTAAAAGACCAAAAGATATCATTAATACTATTCATTTGTTACATCAAAACGGATTTAAGGTGAGTTTGGAAATAGGGGGCGATGGTGAAACTGAATCTTTGATCAATTTGGTTAAAGATTTGAATGCTGAAAATTATATAAAAGTTTTTGATGCAATTAGTTACGCTGAAGTTGCAGAAAAAATGCAAAATTCAGATTATTTCATCTTATTCAGTGAAAATGAAACTCAAGGTTGTGTAATTTTAGAGTCGTACGCCTGCGGAAAACCTGTGATCTCAACAAAGGTTGGAGGAGCTGCCGAGTTTATTATTGACGGTTTGGGAATCGGAATCGAAAAAAACAATACAGATCAACTTTACAGCGTTTTAGAAAAAATCTGTAAGCAGGAATATTCTTTTAAAAATGAATCTGAGATCAGACAATTCTCTGTAAACGGCTATTCAAGAGAGTCTATTGCGAAACAATTTACTGAGATTTATAATGAAGTTATTGCTAAAAACAAGCTGTCGTGA